The following proteins come from a genomic window of Candidatus Nealsonbacteria bacterium:
- the rpsM gene encoding 30S ribosomal protein S13 → MLRIAGINIPDNKQIIVGLTYIYGIGLPFSKKILAEANINPSVKGKDLKGEEVNLLKQIIEKKYKVEGDLRREKMMAIKRLKDIGCWRGIRHIKKLPVRGQRTKTNTRTIRGNVRKTMGSGKRKAVEPT, encoded by the coding sequence ATGTTACGTATTGCGGGAATAAATATTCCCGATAACAAACAAATAATAGTTGGATTGACCTATATTTATGGGATAGGGTTGCCTTTCAGTAAAAAGATATTAGCAGAGGCCAATATTAATCCTTCCGTCAAGGGAAAAGACTTAAAAGGAGAGGAGGTCAACTTGCTTAAACAGATTATTGAAAAAAAATATAAAGTCGAGGGTGACCTTAGAAGAGAAAAAATGATGGCAATAAAGAGATTAAAAGATATCGGCTGTTGGCGGGGTATTCGCCACATAAAAAAATTACCGGTAAGAGGACAGAGAACCAAAACCAATACCAGGACCATCAGGGGGAACGTCAGAAAAACAATGGGTTCCGGCAAGAGAAAAGCCGTTGAGCCGACATAA
- a CDS encoding glycosyltransferase family 2 protein → MSNNIYLSVVIPAYNEEKRLPKTLKDVDSYLSKQNYNYEIIVVSDGSKDKTGDNVRGLMSQIKNLKFIDNKENHGKGFVTRQGMLEAKGSFRVFMDADNSTNIDQVEKMWPFFKQGYDVLVGSRSIKGAILDPPQGFTRKLTGNAFRLLTDIFTGLWDIDDSQCGFKGFTAKASETIFPKCKIDRFSFDAEILVIAKKLKYKIKEFPITWKNDLESKVQFKSMVKMGFDLVKISINIITRKYD, encoded by the coding sequence ATGTCAAATAATATTTATCTTTCAGTTGTGATACCGGCTTATAACGAAGAAAAAAGATTGCCTAAAACTTTAAAAGACGTTGATTCTTATTTATCAAAGCAAAATTATAATTACGAAATAATTGTGGTTAGTGACGGGTCAAAAGATAAAACAGGGGACAACGTGCGGGGCTTAATGTCTCAGATTAAAAATTTAAAGTTTATTGATAACAAAGAAAATCACGGCAAAGGTTTTGTGACCAGACAGGGAATGCTGGAAGCAAAAGGAAGCTTCAGGGTTTTTATGGATGCCGATAACTCCACTAATATTGATCAGGTTGAAAAAATGTGGCCATTTTTTAAGCAAGGATACGATGTTTTAGTCGGTTCCCGTTCGATAAAGGGAGCTATTTTAGACCCGCCCCAGGGGTTTACCAGAAAATTAACCGGAAATGCTTTCAGGTTGCTCACAGACATATTTACCGGGCTTTGGGATATAGACGATAGCCAATGCGGGTTCAAGGGCTTTACGGCGAAGGCATCCGAGACCATATTTCCAAAATGCAAAATTGACCGATTTTCCTTTGATGCTGAAATTTTGGTTATTGCCAAAAAATTAAAATATAAAATTAAGGAATTTCCGATAACCTGGAAGAATGATTTGGAAAGCAAGGTACAATTTAAAAGCATGGTTAAAATGGGGTTTGACCTGGTTAAGATAAGCATAAATATTATTACCCGAAAGTATGATTAA
- a CDS encoding DUF4931 domain-containing protein, whose product MIKKILKTKPKKTEVSFPSELRFDLVSKDWVVIATGRAKRPEMFKEKKERPEISQKICPFCNIENQETPTLIYSQGEKITLKKGEKIPSNWTVLSIPNKYPAFIPTNELNKHIEGGVYQTMNAVGFHEIVVTRDHKKHIAQLSISSIKEVLNVYQERYLSLMKEKFVNYVSVFHNYGPGAGATVSHPHSQIVTTPLIDADLRNALSNSERYFKKHKKCIYCVMGEWERKSKKRVIFENKDFLVVCPFASKSAFEIIISPKKHKSNFEKITEEEKWQLAEAFQVAFGKLHKGLNDPDYNFYLHTAPCDGKNYEHYHWHWTMLPKTSIWAGFEIGTRMEISTIEPEKAAEYLRKQ is encoded by the coding sequence ATGATTAAAAAGATTTTGAAAACAAAACCGAAAAAAACAGAAGTTAGCTTTCCCTCGGAGCTGAGGTTTGACTTGGTGTCCAAAGATTGGGTAGTTATCGCTACCGGCCGGGCAAAAAGACCGGAAATGTTTAAAGAAAAAAAAGAAAGGCCCGAGATATCGCAAAAAATTTGTCCCTTTTGCAATATAGAAAACCAAGAAACCCCCACTTTAATTTATAGCCAAGGAGAAAAAATTACATTAAAAAAAGGGGAAAAAATTCCTTCGAACTGGACGGTGCTATCCATTCCCAACAAGTATCCGGCTTTTATTCCCACCAATGAATTAAATAAGCATATAGAAGGGGGAGTTTATCAAACAATGAATGCTGTCGGTTTTCATGAAATCGTGGTGACCAGAGACCACAAAAAACACATAGCCCAGCTTTCAATAAGCTCCATAAAAGAAGTTTTAAATGTTTACCAGGAAAGATATTTATCTTTAATGAAAGAAAAATTTGTTAATTATGTCTCCGTTTTTCACAATTACGGACCGGGAGCGGGAGCTACGGTTTCCCATCCCCATTCCCAGATTGTAACCACCCCTCTTATTGATGCGGATTTAAGAAACGCCCTTTCAAATTCAGAAAGATATTTTAAAAAACATAAAAAATGCATTTATTGCGTAATGGGAGAATGGGAAAGAAAAAGCAAAAAAAGAGTTATTTTTGAAAACAAAGATTTTTTAGTGGTATGTCCTTTTGCCTCAAAGTCGGCTTTTGAAATAATTATTTCTCCAAAAAAGCACAAATCCAATTTTGAAAAAATTACTGAAGAAGAAAAGTGGCAATTAGCCGAAGCTTTTCAAGTAGCTTTTGGAAAACTGCACAAGGGATTAAATGACCCTGATTATAATTTTTATTTACATACCGCTCCCTGTGATGGTAAGAACTACGAACATTATCACTGGCATTGGACCATGCTACCCAAAACTTCAATTTGGGCAGGGTTTGAAATCGGAACCAGAATGGAAATTTCAACTATTGAACCTGAAAAAGCGGCCGAATATTTGAGAAAACAGTAG
- the tpiA gene encoding triose-phosphate isomerase produces the protein MIKSLIVANWKMNPSSLAKAKALFDSITKGVGEIKEDEIVICPPYIYLADIAGELEKNKNSKLKLGAQDCFWEKEGAFTGEISPSMLRDLGCKYVILGHSERRKHLKEKSSMINKKLKLALEEGLNCILCVGENEKEKRKGEIQKVIRHQLEKGLSKVPKSKADKIVIAYEPVWAIGTGKSCKPVEAQVINFMIRKILTRIYDRSTAQSIRILYGGSVDREKASTFLKETEMKGVLIGGASLDSVEFIKIVKDVESF, from the coding sequence ATGATAAAATCTTTAATTGTTGCCAATTGGAAAATGAATCCTTCAAGCTTAGCTAAGGCTAAAGCGCTTTTTGATTCCATTACAAAGGGCGTTGGCGAGATAAAGGAGGACGAGATAGTAATTTGTCCGCCTTATATCTATCTCGCGGATATTGCCGGAGAGCTGGAAAAAAATAAAAATTCTAAATTAAAGTTGGGAGCTCAGGATTGTTTCTGGGAAAAAGAAGGGGCTTTTACCGGTGAAATATCTCCCTCAATGTTAAGGGATTTAGGTTGTAAATATGTAATTTTGGGGCACTCGGAAAGGAGAAAACATTTGAAAGAAAAAAGCTCGATGATTAATAAAAAATTAAAACTGGCCTTGGAAGAAGGATTAAATTGCATTCTTTGCGTCGGCGAAAACGAAAAAGAAAAAAGAAAAGGAGAAATTCAAAAAGTGATCCGACATCAGCTTGAAAAAGGATTGAGTAAAGTTCCAAAGAGCAAAGCGGATAAGATAGTCATAGCTTATGAGCCGGTTTGGGCGATAGGCACCGGAAAATCATGCAAGCCGGTTGAAGCTCAGGTGATAAACTTTATGATTCGCAAAATTCTTACCAGAATTTACGACCGTTCCACGGCTCAAAGCATCCGAATTTTATACGGCGGCAGCGTAGACCGGGAAAAGGCTTCGACTTTTTTAAAAGAAACGGAAATGAAAGGGGTTTTAATCGGCGGAGCATCATTGGATTCCGTTGAATTTATTAAAATCGTGAAGGACGTCGAATCTTTTTGA
- the rpsH gene encoding 30S ribosomal protein S8, whose amino-acid sequence MTDPITDMFNQIRNAQAVLHPEVKIPFSDLKYNIAKLLERENILGEVEKSIKKEKKAIRIKLKYEGDCPAISKFKRISKPGRRVYVSVSEIKKVRSGYGISVISTPKGLMTGKEARKNKTGGELMFEIW is encoded by the coding sequence ATGACAGACCCAATTACAGACATGTTTAATCAAATAAGGAACGCGCAAGCCGTCTTACATCCCGAGGTTAAGATTCCTTTTTCTGATTTAAAATATAACATTGCCAAGCTTCTAGAGAGGGAAAATATATTAGGAGAGGTTGAAAAAAGCATTAAAAAAGAAAAAAAGGCGATAAGAATTAAATTAAAATATGAAGGAGATTGTCCCGCCATCTCCAAATTTAAGAGAATTTCAAAGCCGGGACGGAGAGTTTACGTCTCTGTTTCTGAAATAAAAAAAGTCAGAAGCGGATATGGCATATCCGTAATTTCTACTCCCAAGGGGTTAATGACAGGCAAGGAAGCGAGAAAAAATAAAACGGGAGGAGAATTAATGTTTGAAATTTGGTAA
- the map gene encoding type I methionyl aminopeptidase encodes MIKIKTKEEIRIMAEGAKILSEIMGKLEKKISPGITTKELDKVAQDLVFKSGAKPSFKGYDGFPACLCASINEQIVHGVPSDRELKEGDILSLDLGIFYKEFHSDMALTLPVGKVDFEKLRLIRVTKKSLKIGIKKAKPGNKTGDIENTIQRYVESQGFNVVRELCGHGIGRQLHEDPQILNYGKRGTGFELKEGMVLCLEPMVTMGDWRIKRGKDGFVYETLDGSLSCHFESEIAITQKGNIILTDF; translated from the coding sequence ATGATCAAAATAAAAACAAAAGAAGAAATTAGAATAATGGCAGAAGGGGCGAAAATTCTATCAGAAATTATGGGAAAATTAGAAAAAAAAATCAGCCCCGGGATTACCACCAAAGAATTAGACAAGGTCGCTCAAGACCTTGTTTTTAAGTCGGGAGCAAAACCTTCTTTTAAGGGCTATGATGGGTTTCCCGCTTGTCTTTGCGCTTCAATCAACGAACAAATCGTTCATGGCGTTCCATCAGACAGGGAATTGAAAGAAGGGGATATTTTATCTTTGGATTTGGGTATTTTTTACAAAGAATTTCATTCTGATATGGCGCTAACCCTGCCTGTAGGCAAGGTTGATTTTGAAAAGTTGAGATTAATCAGAGTTACTAAAAAATCTTTAAAAATCGGAATTAAGAAAGCTAAACCCGGGAACAAGACGGGCGATATAGAAAATACAATTCAAAGATATGTTGAATCCCAAGGTTTTAACGTGGTGAGAGAACTTTGCGGCCATGGAATCGGCAGGCAACTACACGAGGACCCTCAAATTTTAAATTACGGAAAACGGGGAACAGGTTTTGAGCTTAAAGAAGGCATGGTTTTATGCTTGGAACCAATGGTAACAATGGGTGATTGGCGGATAAAAAGAGGAAAAGACGGTTTTGTCTATGAAACGCTTGACGGCTCCCTTTCCTGCCATTTTGAAAGCGAGATTGCCATAACCCAAAAAGGCAACATTATTTTAACCGATTTCTAA
- a CDS encoding 50S ribosomal protein L18 — protein MAISIKKARIKRKHKRIRAKISRTAQVPRLCVFRSANHIYCNLIDDEKNRVILSAKDFEIKKTKISDKVEKKSISAEIAADKENKTDGKSAQKPKIKEKRALGSKEVLAFEVGKLIAQKALENKIKKVVFDRGGFAYHGRVRFLAEGAREGGLEF, from the coding sequence ATGGCAATTTCAATAAAAAAAGCAAGAATTAAAAGGAAACACAAAAGAATCAGAGCTAAGATTTCCAGAACGGCCCAGGTTCCCCGTCTTTGCGTTTTCAGGTCAGCTAACCACATTTATTGTAATTTGATCGATGATGAAAAAAATCGGGTTATTTTGAGCGCCAAGGATTTTGAAATTAAAAAAACAAAAATCAGCGATAAGGTTGAAAAAAAATCCATTTCTGCTGAAATTGCGGCGGATAAAGAGAATAAAACTGACGGAAAATCCGCACAAAAACCAAAAATTAAGGAAAAAAGAGCTCTCGGTTCGAAAGAAGTTTTGGCTTTTGAGGTCGGAAAATTGATTGCCCAAAAAGCACTGGAAAATAAAATAAAAAAAGTGGTTTTTGACCGGGGCGGATTTGCTTATCACGGCCGAGTCCGATTTTTGGCCGAGGGCGCCCGAGAAGGAGGTTTAGAATTTTAA
- the infA gene encoding translation initiation factor IF-1, with translation MDKENNNFYKKPNQKSRVEGVVSEALPSTFFKIKLSDGSEILAHLSGNLRRFRIKILPGDRVLVELSPYDKTRGRIIYRKK, from the coding sequence ATGGATAAAGAAAACAATAATTTTTATAAAAAACCTAATCAGAAAAGCCGGGTAGAGGGCGTGGTTTCTGAGGCTTTGCCGAGCACTTTTTTTAAGATAAAGTTAAGCGATGGGTCTGAAATTTTAGCCCATCTTTCGGGAAACCTAAGAAGATTCAGAATAAAAATTCTGCCCGGAGACAGAGTATTGGTGGAATTATCTCCTTACGATAAAACACGCGGAAGGATAATCTACCGGAAAAAGTAA
- the rpmJ gene encoding 50S ribosomal protein L36: protein MKVRASVKKICKKCKTVRRKGRVYIICENPKHKQRQG, encoded by the coding sequence ATGAAAGTTCGCGCTTCAGTAAAAAAAATTTGCAAAAAATGCAAAACGGTCCGACGCAAGGGCCGAGTTTATATCATTTGCGAAAATCCTAAACACAAACAAAGACAAGGATAG
- the rplF gene encoding 50S ribosomal protein L6 produces MSRVGKKFITIPKGVEVKIEKGKILIKGPKGELSQEIRREIEVSLKEDKLFITPKIKIKKTGAFWGTTRALLFNMVKGVTDGFEKKLEIKGIGFKVNLEGEDLVLQVGFSHPVKMKKIEGIKFIVEKNIIIVSGFDKQLVGETAAKIRRIRPPDAYKDKGIRYLGEVIKLKEGKKVVSSTGA; encoded by the coding sequence ATGTCCAGAGTAGGAAAAAAATTCATCACAATCCCTAAGGGCGTTGAGGTAAAAATAGAGAAAGGGAAAATTTTAATAAAAGGCCCCAAAGGTGAACTTTCTCAGGAAATTCGCCGGGAAATTGAAGTTTCCTTGAAAGAGGATAAGCTTTTTATCACTCCGAAAATTAAAATTAAAAAAACCGGCGCTTTTTGGGGAACAACCCGCGCTCTTTTATTTAACATGGTTAAGGGCGTTACTGACGGTTTTGAAAAAAAATTAGAAATCAAAGGAATAGGTTTCAAGGTCAACTTAGAAGGAGAGGATTTGGTTTTGCAGGTAGGATTCAGCCATCCCGTAAAAATGAAAAAAATCGAAGGCATTAAGTTTATTGTAGAAAAAAATATTATTATTGTCTCAGGATTTGACAAGCAATTGGTCGGAGAGACGGCTGCTAAAATAAGGAGAATAAGGCCGCCCGATGCTTATAAAGACAAAGGAATAAGATATTTAGGGGAAGTGATAAAACTGAAAGAAGGCAAGAAAGTAGTTTCTTCCACGGGCGCTTAA
- a CDS encoding alanine--tRNA ligase yields the protein MTSNELRKKFLDYFKKKKHKIVPSFSLIPADPTVLFTTAGMQQFSPYLAGEKDVLKDFGIRHLTSCQKCFRANDIEEIGDDTHHTFFEMLGNWSIGEDKKTGYFKEGAIKYALEFVLKELRLKKENIWITIFRGNKDIPKDEESKKIWLKLGIPEERIREFGEADNLWGPVKDMGPCGPTSEIHYDRGMALGCKDENCGPNCLKCKRIIEIWNLVFMEYSKEKDGSFKPLPHRNVDTGAGFERMAALLQGKDSAYETDLFWPIILELEKESLNKYEEQKIKFRILADHIRASVFLAGEGIIPSNTERGYVLRRILRRAIRIGKLLNLPDDFLVKSARKIIEIYKEIYPEIQSRQAEILIVLQNEEERFIKTLENGLKEFKSQTSGLKTKLISGKIVFDLYQSYGFPLELTKELAKEANFEIDENGFKQEFEKHQAISRAGVEKKFGGLGKEATFEATKFHTATHLLHQALRQILGEHVQQMGSDITAQRLRFDFSHPKKMTPEEIKRVEDLVNQKIKEDLEVKREEMSYQEAINSGALAFFKEKYPDRVSVYSAGIFSKEICAGPHVKRTSEIEIFKIIKEESAGAGIRRIRAGNS from the coding sequence ATGACATCGAACGAACTTCGAAAGAAATTTTTAGATTATTTTAAGAAAAAGAAACACAAAATAGTGCCTTCTTTTTCCCTGATACCCGCCGACCCGACGGTTCTTTTTACTACGGCCGGAATGCAGCAGTTTTCTCCTTATTTGGCCGGAGAAAAGGATGTTTTAAAGGATTTTGGCATCAGGCACTTAACTTCCTGCCAGAAATGTTTTCGGGCTAACGATATCGAAGAAATTGGAGACGATACTCATCATACTTTTTTTGAAATGTTGGGTAATTGGTCAATCGGAGAGGACAAAAAAACAGGATATTTCAAAGAAGGGGCAATAAAATACGCATTAGAATTTGTATTGAAAGAATTAAGATTGAAAAAAGAAAATATTTGGATAACTATTTTTAGGGGAAATAAAGATATTCCCAAGGACGAAGAATCAAAAAAAATTTGGCTGAAACTTGGGATTCCCGAAGAAAGAATAAGAGAATTCGGAGAAGCGGACAATCTGTGGGGTCCGGTGAAAGATATGGGGCCTTGCGGTCCGACATCTGAAATTCATTATGACCGCGGCATGGCATTGGGATGTAAAGATGAAAATTGCGGTCCGAATTGCTTAAAATGTAAAAGAATAATTGAAATTTGGAATTTAGTTTTCATGGAATATAGCAAAGAAAAAGACGGAAGCTTTAAACCCCTGCCTCATCGGAACGTGGATACGGGAGCCGGTTTTGAAAGAATGGCGGCTCTCCTTCAGGGAAAAGATTCGGCTTACGAAACGGATTTATTCTGGCCGATAATTTTGGAGCTGGAAAAAGAATCTTTAAATAAATATGAAGAACAAAAAATTAAATTCAGAATACTGGCGGACCATATCAGGGCCTCGGTTTTTTTAGCCGGCGAAGGAATAATTCCTTCCAATACGGAAAGAGGATATGTTTTACGCAGGATTTTGAGAAGAGCCATAAGGATTGGAAAGCTTTTAAATTTGCCTGATGATTTTTTAGTTAAATCGGCCCGAAAAATAATAGAAATTTATAAAGAGATTTATCCTGAAATCCAATCCAGGCAAGCCGAAATTTTAATTGTTTTGCAAAACGAAGAAGAGCGATTTATCAAGACTTTGGAAAACGGGTTGAAAGAATTTAAATCGCAAACGTCCGGATTAAAAACAAAGTTAATATCCGGAAAAATAGTTTTTGATTTATATCAAAGTTATGGTTTCCCTTTGGAATTGACCAAGGAGCTGGCGAAAGAAGCTAATTTTGAAATAGATGAAAATGGATTTAAGCAAGAGTTTGAAAAACATCAGGCAATTTCCAGGGCCGGAGTGGAAAAGAAATTCGGGGGCTTGGGCAAGGAAGCTACCTTTGAAGCCACTAAGTTTCATACCGCCACCCATCTTTTGCATCAAGCTTTGAGGCAAATACTGGGAGAGCATGTTCAGCAAATGGGTTCGGACATTACTGCCCAAAGATTAAGATTCGATTTTTCCCACCCTAAAAAGATGACTCCCGAAGAAATAAAAAGAGTTGAAGACCTGGTAAATCAAAAAATAAAAGAGGATTTGGAGGTAAAGAGAGAAGAAATGTCCTATCAGGAAGCAATAAATTCGGGAGCTCTGGCTTTTTTCAAAGAAAAATATCCGGACAGAGTTTCGGTTTATTCGGCCGGAATTTTTTCCAAAGAAATTTGCGCGGGACCTCACGTTAAGAGAACGTCGGAAATCGAGATTTTTAAAATTATAAAAGAAGAGTCGGCCGGAGCCGGCATCAGGAGAATCAGGGCGGGCAATTCATAA
- the secY gene encoding preprotein translocase subunit SecY has product MWLKNFIQIFKIPDLRKKILFVLFIFVVFRIMANIPVPGIDRARLIDFFANNQIFGLLNLFTGGALNKVSIVMLGLGPYITATIILQLLTMIFPSFEKMYKEEGESGRQKFNQYGRILTVPLAAVQGFSMLVLFQRQGLIPSMSPNLLLTSVLTIIAGSVFLMWLGELISEKGIGNGTSLLIFAGIIAGIPSNIRQMISGGGGASEIPSYLLFIAASLIIIFGVVLVNEARRNIPVSYAKRVRGMKLYGGVSTYLPLNINPAGVIPIIFAISIMMIPGMISAFFAGAGNQFLSNLATSVSTSLQNPWIYGIFYFILVFLFTFFYTAVTFNPETIASNLQKMGGFIPGIRPGKNTADFIKYILNRILFIGAMFLGTIAVLPSIVQGTTGVQSFRFLVGGTSLLIVVSVVLETMRQIKAQLKMREYDTF; this is encoded by the coding sequence ATGTGGTTAAAAAACTTTATTCAAATTTTTAAAATTCCAGACCTGAGAAAAAAAATACTTTTTGTTTTGTTTATTTTCGTTGTTTTCAGGATTATGGCCAATATTCCGGTTCCCGGGATAGACAGGGCAAGATTGATAGATTTTTTTGCAAATAATCAAATATTCGGGCTTTTGAACCTTTTTACCGGCGGGGCTTTAAACAAAGTTTCTATCGTGATGCTGGGGTTGGGCCCTTACATCACCGCGACCATTATTTTACAATTGTTGACCATGATTTTTCCTTCTTTTGAAAAAATGTATAAAGAAGAAGGGGAATCGGGCCGGCAAAAATTTAATCAGTACGGCCGGATTTTAACGGTTCCTTTGGCTGCGGTTCAGGGATTTTCAATGCTGGTTTTGTTCCAGCGCCAAGGATTGATTCCTTCCATGTCTCCGAATTTACTTTTAACTTCCGTTTTGACGATAATCGCCGGCAGCGTATTTTTAATGTGGCTGGGAGAGTTAATTTCCGAAAAGGGAATCGGTAACGGCACCTCTCTTTTGATCTTTGCCGGAATTATTGCCGGGATTCCCTCAAATATCAGGCAAATGATATCCGGCGGCGGCGGAGCGTCTGAAATTCCTTCCTATCTTTTGTTTATCGCAGCTTCCCTGATTATTATTTTCGGAGTAGTTTTAGTTAACGAAGCTCGGAGGAATATTCCGGTTTCTTACGCCAAAAGAGTCAGAGGAATGAAACTTTACGGCGGAGTTTCCACTTATTTGCCTTTAAATATTAATCCGGCCGGAGTTATTCCCATAATTTTTGCAATATCCATTATGATGATTCCGGGCATGATATCCGCTTTTTTTGCGGGAGCCGGAAATCAATTTTTATCTAATCTGGCTACGAGTGTCAGCACCTCTCTTCAAAATCCTTGGATTTACGGAATTTTTTATTTTATTTTGGTTTTTCTTTTTACTTTCTTTTATACGGCCGTAACCTTTAACCCTGAAACCATTGCTTCCAATCTTCAGAAAATGGGAGGTTTTATCCCGGGCATCAGGCCGGGAAAAAATACGGCCGACTTTATAAAATATATTTTAAACAGAATATTATTTATCGGCGCTATGTTTTTAGGCACTATTGCTGTTTTACCCTCTATTGTCCAGGGGACAACGGGAGTGCAGTCTTTCAGATTTTTAGTGGGCGGAACTTCTTTGCTGATCGTGGTCAGCGTAGTTCTGGAAACAATGAGGCAAATCAAAGCCCAGTTGAAAATGAGAGAATACGATACTTTTTAG
- a CDS encoding nucleoside monophosphate kinase, producing MNKKIIIIMGPPGSGKGTQSQLLSEKLNFYYFETSKIIEQNFNNAKEGEFIEVDGEKYDLLHEKKLFAEGILCTPVLVTYLVKEKIKELAKEGKGIVFSGSPRTIYEGEQIMPFLDELYGKENIEIILIKLPEKESIFRNTHRRFCSLMRHPILYSKETEKLTRCPLDGSELVVRILDTTETMKIRLKEYKERTLPLIDYFKRENFIAKEIEGKQTPEELHNDILKILQ from the coding sequence ATGAATAAGAAAATAATTATTATAATGGGACCTCCGGGTTCGGGAAAAGGAACTCAGTCTCAATTGCTTTCTGAAAAATTAAATTTTTATTATTTTGAAACTTCGAAAATTATTGAACAAAACTTTAATAATGCCAAAGAAGGTGAATTCATTGAAGTCGATGGAGAAAAATATGACCTTCTTCACGAAAAGAAATTATTTGCAGAAGGAATTTTATGCACTCCCGTCTTAGTTACTTATTTAGTGAAAGAAAAAATTAAGGAATTGGCAAAAGAAGGAAAGGGAATTGTTTTTTCTGGTTCTCCGCGAACTATTTATGAAGGAGAGCAAATAATGCCTTTTTTAGATGAGTTATACGGAAAAGAAAACATAGAAATAATTTTAATTAAACTTCCGGAAAAAGAATCTATTTTTAGAAATACCCACAGAAGATTCTGTTCTTTGATGCGCCACCCAATTTTATATAGCAAAGAAACCGAAAAGCTAACCAGATGTCCTTTAGATGGTTCAGAATTGGTAGTTAGGATTTTGGACACCACCGAAACAATGAAGATAAGACTTAAAGAATATAAAGAAAGAACTTTGCCTTTGATAGATTACTTTAAAAGAGAAAATTTTATAGCAAAAGAAATTGAAGGCAAGCAAACACCCGAAGAGCTTCACAACGATATTTTAAAAATATTGCAATGA
- a CDS encoding 30S ribosomal protein S5: MFRREEKIKQKDEFDSKLLDLSRVERMTGGGRRLKFRAVMIVGDRKGRVGLGVGKGVDVAQSIEKSTKFAKKNLVEVPIVNGTVPFDVEAKFGAARILIRPQIKGRGLVAGGVVRTICELAGIQDVSSKVLSKSRNKINNAKATLKAFDNLKKTFDNFKNKESKK, encoded by the coding sequence ATGTTCAGAAGAGAAGAAAAAATAAAACAAAAAGACGAATTCGATTCAAAATTATTGGATTTAAGCAGGGTGGAAAGAATGACCGGAGGGGGGCGCCGTCTTAAATTCAGGGCGGTGATGATAGTGGGAGACAGAAAAGGACGAGTCGGGTTGGGCGTCGGCAAAGGGGTTGATGTCGCTCAGTCGATTGAAAAATCGACAAAATTCGCCAAAAAGAATTTAGTCGAAGTTCCGATTGTCAACGGGACCGTTCCTTTTGACGTTGAGGCTAAGTTTGGAGCAGCCAGAATTTTAATCAGGCCTCAAATAAAAGGCCGGGGCTTGGTGGCCGGCGGAGTCGTAAGAACAATTTGCGAGCTGGCCGGGATTCAGGACGTTTCTTCCAAGGTATTGTCAAAATCAAGAAACAAGATTAATAACGCCAAAGCCACTTTGAAGGCCTTTGATAATCTGAAAAAGACCTTCGATAATTTTAAAAACAAAGAAAGTAAAAAATAA
- the rplO gene encoding 50S ribosomal protein L15 — protein MQLHQLKPTHSRKGKKRIGRGGKRGSYSGRGVKGQNVRAGAKFKPIIRELIKKYPKLRGYRFNTKIKNLVIINIGNLQKKFKENEKITPEILVDKKIIRAQKRNIPQIKILGSGEIKKVLIFEGFQFSKSAKEKIEKAGGSITNSKCKTQNAKPQLKAKNL, from the coding sequence ATGCAGTTGCATCAATTAAAACCAACTCATTCCAGAAAAGGGAAAAAAAGAATAGGACGGGGAGGAAAAAGAGGAAGTTATTCCGGCAGAGGGGTAAAAGGACAAAACGTCAGAGCAGGGGCAAAATTCAAACCCATTATCAGGGAATTGATAAAAAAATATCCCAAATTAAGGGGTTATCGTTTTAATACAAAAATTAAAAATCTTGTTATAATAAATATCGGGAACTTGCAGAAGAAATTTAAAGAAAACGAAAAAATCACGCCGGAAATTTTAGTTGATAAAAAAATTATCCGCGCCCAAAAAAGAAACATTCCCCAGATTAAAATTTTAGGAAGCGGAGAAATAAAAAAAGTTTTAATTTTTGAAGGCTTCCAGTTTTCTAAAAGCGCTAAAGAAAAAATAGAAAAAGCCGGCGGTTCTATAACTAACTCAAAGTGCAAAACTCAAAATGCAAAACCACAACTTAAAGCCAAAAACTTATAA